The stretch of DNA ccctctttgTAATGCTGTAGGGTCAGGAGCCCCAGTTACAGGACCGTGCTCTCTTTGTGTTCAGCCTTACAACGAGAACGAAAGTGCCGGTCGATTTGCATTACAGGGGAAACGGGAGCCATGCCCGTGCCACCTTATAACTGGCACCCCCCTCTAAATAAGAGCTGTCTTATAAAGAGAGAGCACTGTACCCCAATCCCAGGAGTGAATTCCAAAGGGCAGTCCGACAACTGAGACTCGCACAGCCAAGATCCAGTGCTCGACTTTTTCTAAGTGGAATAAAAACTCTCCGATGCTAAAAGGCATAGTGAGATTTCGTAgttttagttttcaaaaagtggatagttttttttttttaattccactttCAGAAACGTGGAGTGTTCCGTGCTCCGGAGTCAAAGCACAGTGTGCCCTGCCCAAGATCCCATGAAGCTGAGAGGTTTGCTGCCTCCAGCCCAGTATCCCAGCTGGCTTGAGAGACTCACACAAGTCCTGCTGTGAGTCAGCGGGTCAAGCTGGGGTTCAAACCCAACGCTTTCTGACTCACAGGGACACAAAGACTCGGCTTTTGTTCCACAGCGATACTGCAGCAAGCAGAATACAAAAACACTggagtctgttttgtttttttaaatatatatttcctgcTTTTTTCATCTCCGTATGACTTATAGTAAATTGAAAGCCAGCAAGGGTTATAAAAAGATGTCCTTTTAATctcacacaggaaaaaaaaaaatagcgcgTGGGATTTATCAATGAAACCCCCCTCGTTAGCATCCATGCAAGCAGATCCAGAGGCAGATAAAAGACATGTGCGCAATGAGTTTGCCTGTGCTTCGGAGGGAGGCCTGACAGCTCTCTCTTTCTCAGAAAGCGCTGTGAGAGCGTGTGATGGAAGCAGCACACTTGTGGCTGAAATGTTTCCTCGCTGCTCTGCATTTCAGCAAGACTGAGGAAACAGAAGCCGATAACCGAACAGCTAAGCTGCACACAGACTTGGTGGAGTATTTCAATCACAAGTAAGTATTTCATACTCAAATTAAGGAAGCTACAAGTCGAACCTTTTTTTCTCTTCTCCcgaataataatattgtattgttttcaccaaaaaaaaaatatatatatataaaggaatagtagttatttttttaatagctattgattgtctctctctctctctcacgcacacacattATTGGCACGCGTTTCAACAGACTTTATCAGTGATTTATGTGCGATTGAATGCGTAGTTCCGGTTTGATTCACTTACGTCACATCTAGGATTGCAACTTTCGCTATGCTTGCCAAGGAACTTTACACACACTGGAGGAGTCGGAGGAGCCTTGACTTGAATCCAGGTGTGCGCCGGGACTCGGTCGTACACGCCTTGCTCCAATAGGCTTTACGACATAACTCGGATACACTGCTTACAAAGCAAACATGGACATTCAATGAATACCGCTATTCAAGTACTGTTTCACtctgaattagctggaaaacaaaagtacacATTTGCACATCGTTAAAGTAGCATGTTTTTTGATTGATTCAACCAACCTATTATAAAGAAAGCACAGAAGCACCGTCCTCTGCAGTAGTATCGCAGCTTTTGTATCTGAACTACTGCTTACAGAGTGCTGCGGAAAACATCTCCTCAGAGCCCCAAGCAGACACTCACACTGGGGGGGAAGGGAGAGGGGCAGGATGTGGTGCTGGTCTTGCTGTGAGGATTCTCCCAGAGAGAGAAGATCCACACAATCTGTTAGCCTGCCCGAGGGCTGCGATCCATATGGCTCATCTGCAGGATTAAACACACAGCAAGGCGGTGTGCAAATGAACTGTACTCTGGATAATGCAGCTAAGTGCTGTGGAGCCTGACGTACTCTGCATTCATCACTGTGTATTAAATACCCTATTGTTCCTCTTTCCAGCACACTCAGGGCCTACCTTCCTGCCACACTCCCCCGAATGAGAGGGGTCTGACTCAGCTCACAATCCTGCCAAACAATCCACAATACCTTcttgtgacatttttatttattaatttatcgGTCTGTTTGTTGCTTGGCTTTTAAAAACGTTGGCCGGTTTGTCTCGCCTAACAGGTGGCGACCTTGTTTGTACATCAGCAACCCAGGGACAGATTTACTGCCCTGTTCTGGCTCTACTTGAACAAAACACTAACGCTTGAATAAAACGAAACAGCAATACAATTAAAACCCTAGTAGAGGTAGAGAGATAGAGGAGTCGagagcctgcctgcctgtctctgtctgtctccttgcTCACCTTCTCATGGTTGAAGGCATCCATCCTGCGCATGGCTGTGTCCACCGCAGTCATGGACTCCAGGAACGCCTGGTCCTGCTCACACAAGGGGTTGGACAGCAGGTCTGATGAGATCTTCACCGCCGACCTGGACATGGCTGTGAGCGGGAGAAACGGACAGCAACCGTCAACGTCGCGTTTACTAAAGGAGAGAGGCCgaggctttgtaaaaaaaaaaaaaaaaacgcttagtgggaatttaaaaaaatcaaataaactttACAAAACGTTTAAAATAATCAGGGGTAAAAATGAGTTTGAAATGATTCTTGCAGGCGTGTTCGTCTCATTTGAATATCTACTGTAAATCAAACATGTGTCAAAGgccctggtgtttttttt from Polyodon spathula isolate WHYD16114869_AA chromosome 31, ASM1765450v1, whole genome shotgun sequence encodes:
- the LOC121303164 gene encoding bridging integrator 3-like isoform X2; protein product: MSWIPFKIGQPKKQIVSKTVERDFEREYKKLQKLEDQTKKLHKDMKKSTEADTAMSRSAVKISSDLLSNPLCEQDQAFLESMTAVDTAMRRMDAFNHEKMSHMDRSPRAG